A genomic region of Natronosalvus amylolyticus contains the following coding sequences:
- a CDS encoding DUF6610 family protein: MGLDWKGVQKAAYSGEHWYLDGWQSADHPSIRDTVRTSLQEIKRFWQEQDVCPDTEPGDPYGPAVLEPDEPVYAGDVGIIGSRVQLEESIVKAYADSTLTYRTDGASVS, from the coding sequence GTGGGGTTGGACTGGAAAGGGGTACAGAAAGCCGCCTACTCTGGGGAGCACTGGTATCTGGACGGCTGGCAGTCCGCCGATCACCCTTCGATTCGGGATACCGTTCGAACATCATTGCAGGAGATCAAGCGATTTTGGCAAGAGCAAGATGTGTGCCCTGACACCGAGCCGGGTGACCCGTATGGCCCGGCGGTACTAGAGCCGGACGAACCAGTATACGCTGGAGACGTCGGCATTATTGGTTCGCGGGTACAGCTGGAGGAATCGATCGTTAAAGCGTATGCCGACAGTACTCTGACGTATCGGACGGACGGAGCAAGCGTTTCTTGA
- a CDS encoding DEAD/DEAH box helicase — protein MPDSTDVSWLVEEHEFPTLYVTHLREDRGITELWTPQIEAINEGLLEGDNFLMTAKPGTGKTLAAEISIVRNYRSNPGSCCLFLVPYRPLVEEKRDEFNRTIGDTFSLDIQSASGAEEYDPSELFEADIVVMTFEKFDFYLRNHPEYLSEISCAVFDEFHTLGDDTRGPRLEVVLTKMLRNHPSIQILGLSATAPNCDDLADWIDGGNCDSGDWRMIPLYEGIYLEETDRSGIEFFRDGESIETNGFPRRFEDPKKNAIVHYLSTAEPTEGGRERRIMVFAPKRDRTEEIAGMLADHIREDWSSTGIEIDEVASDALSDRINEEATSSGESVQNLVDSAKHGVVFHHAGLSQDLKNVVEDGFEEGAARVLVATSSLAAGINLPVDRVFIDKPRVGGSGEYGRDLTVGEYKNLAGRAGRPGYTEKGESVLFAQNFFEKDGLKNQYVDETPEDIESEIDATDTNILLDLIRECESPAGICDFLSDSFYGYHEFDRDATVDNLESAVESLAEIGMAEEIKGSESGEQFQLTPLGTSTSKRLISPNTVAAGVAYLRTLDSSDQFDLTAFFTGIAMTSEFEMCRLYRWSNPPETSLEEIRQKLPWDAPNDSNLNHGLATGEVLAAWTSGEEVSTAIDNYQIVDSRTESDVRERLAPTAARVVKDLGQILSNSDNDLDEEFGDLLSNLYYRTRYGVNDDGVGFVKRRIVTDRDRVIDFQTRLDIQHPREIAEGNVFELFGNMRSSEAYTFTRRAINAYCEGAEKEKKHLLLDARDAGVDRQAYKELLSSSESEFEEYCLERLEAVDDFYVERFDESGHQRFAEAKIRIKDDSGRYIEEDGDPVEIAIECKSKQDLENDVVGANDATDIVRKTSLTRKVTIGAPDFGEHAGSDAESQGVLLLPSAAFATFVLAAETGRISPSDYLQLFDEVGYQSRDDVRKTFSLVRE, from the coding sequence ATGCCAGATTCCACGGATGTGAGTTGGTTAGTTGAAGAGCATGAGTTCCCAACGCTCTACGTAACTCATCTACGAGAAGATCGTGGAATTACAGAACTCTGGACGCCCCAGATTGAAGCGATCAACGAGGGTCTTCTCGAGGGTGATAATTTTTTGATGACAGCAAAGCCAGGAACAGGAAAGACTCTCGCTGCCGAAATTTCGATAGTAAGGAATTACAGGTCAAATCCTGGAAGTTGTTGTCTTTTTCTCGTCCCATATCGTCCCCTTGTGGAAGAAAAAAGAGATGAGTTCAATCGAACTATTGGTGACACGTTCAGCCTGGATATCCAGAGCGCGTCCGGAGCTGAAGAATACGATCCGAGTGAACTATTCGAAGCCGATATCGTAGTAATGACCTTCGAAAAATTCGATTTCTATCTCCGGAATCACCCTGAATATCTATCAGAGATTTCTTGCGCTGTCTTTGACGAATTCCATACTCTGGGTGACGACACACGAGGACCTCGTCTTGAAGTCGTCTTGACCAAAATGCTGCGAAATCATCCTTCGATTCAGATCCTTGGTCTGAGTGCTACAGCACCGAATTGCGACGATCTTGCTGATTGGATTGATGGGGGGAATTGTGACTCAGGTGATTGGCGCATGATTCCATTATATGAAGGAATATATCTTGAGGAGACAGATCGCAGTGGGATCGAATTTTTTAGAGATGGTGAATCGATCGAGACCAACGGTTTTCCACGGCGATTTGAGGATCCAAAAAAGAACGCCATTGTCCATTATCTCTCAACTGCTGAACCGACAGAAGGCGGACGAGAGCGACGAATAATGGTTTTTGCCCCGAAGAGGGACCGAACGGAGGAAATCGCTGGAATGCTTGCTGACCATATTAGAGAGGATTGGTCTTCTACGGGTATCGAGATTGATGAAGTCGCTTCTGATGCACTCAGCGATAGAATCAATGAGGAAGCAACGTCTTCTGGCGAGTCCGTACAAAACCTTGTTGACTCCGCAAAGCACGGTGTTGTGTTTCACCACGCTGGCTTATCCCAAGATCTGAAGAATGTTGTTGAAGATGGGTTTGAGGAAGGTGCAGCTCGCGTCCTCGTGGCAACCAGTAGCCTTGCCGCCGGAATCAATCTTCCAGTCGACCGTGTATTTATTGACAAGCCTCGGGTCGGAGGATCGGGTGAGTACGGACGGGATCTGACTGTGGGCGAATATAAAAATCTCGCTGGCAGAGCAGGTAGACCCGGCTATACTGAGAAGGGCGAATCTGTGCTTTTTGCACAGAACTTCTTCGAGAAGGATGGTCTAAAAAACCAATACGTAGATGAAACTCCAGAAGACATTGAGTCGGAGATTGACGCAACTGATACAAACATTCTCTTAGATCTGATTCGGGAGTGCGAGAGTCCGGCAGGCATCTGTGATTTCCTTTCGGATTCGTTCTATGGATATCATGAGTTCGACCGAGACGCAACTGTTGACAATCTCGAGTCTGCTGTGGAGTCGCTCGCCGAGATAGGAATGGCTGAAGAAATTAAAGGCTCAGAAAGTGGGGAACAGTTCCAGTTAACACCTCTTGGAACATCGACCTCTAAGCGTCTCATTTCCCCAAATACTGTAGCTGCAGGCGTTGCATATCTCAGGACTCTAGACTCCTCAGATCAATTTGACCTCACCGCTTTCTTCACAGGGATTGCGATGACCTCTGAATTTGAAATGTGTCGGCTGTATCGATGGTCAAATCCTCCCGAGACTAGCCTCGAAGAAATCCGACAGAAATTGCCGTGGGACGCACCAAACGATAGCAATCTAAATCATGGTCTAGCAACTGGTGAAGTCCTTGCCGCGTGGACATCTGGTGAGGAAGTTTCAACCGCAATTGATAACTATCAAATTGTAGATAGCAGGACAGAAAGCGATGTTAGGGAGCGTCTCGCTCCGACTGCAGCCCGGGTTGTCAAAGATCTCGGACAGATTCTCAGCAACTCTGATAATGATTTAGATGAAGAATTCGGTGATTTACTCTCTAATCTGTATTACCGGACACGATATGGTGTAAATGATGATGGTGTTGGGTTTGTCAAAAGACGGATAGTCACTGATCGAGATAGGGTTATTGATTTTCAGACTCGGCTAGATATTCAACATCCACGTGAGATTGCGGAGGGAAACGTTTTCGAATTATTTGGAAATATGAGAAGTAGTGAAGCCTACACATTCACCCGACGAGCAATTAATGCGTACTGTGAAGGGGCTGAGAAAGAGAAAAAGCATCTTCTTCTTGACGCTCGTGATGCTGGCGTAGATAGGCAGGCCTACAAAGAACTATTATCTAGTTCCGAGAGTGAATTCGAGGAATATTGTCTCGAACGGCTTGAAGCAGTTGACGACTTCTACGTTGAACGGTTTGATGAGTCTGGTCATCAACGATTTGCCGAAGCTAAGATTCGGATCAAAGATGATTCTGGTAGATATATCGAGGAAGATGGAGACCCTGTTGAAATTGCGATAGAGTGCAAGTCTAAGCAGGATCTTGAGAATGACGTCGTTGGTGCTAATGATGCAACAGATATCGTTCGGAAGACATCGCTAACCCGGAAAGTAACGATCGGTGCTCCTGACTTCGGAGAGCACGCAGGATCAGATGCGGAATCACAAGGCGTCCTGTTGCTTCCCTCGGCGGCATTTGCGACTTTCGTTCTTGCCGCGGAAACCGGGAGAATTTCTCCAAGCGATTATCTACAACTTTTCGATGAGGTTGGGTATCAATCTCGCGATGATGTGAGAAAAACATTCAGTCTCGTTCGAGAGTAG